In Lotus japonicus ecotype B-129 chromosome 5, LjGifu_v1.2, one genomic interval encodes:
- the LOC130717406 gene encoding probable 2-oxoglutarate-dependent dioxygenase SLC1 translates to MSPVMAVSAHNHKGECHKGVKQLVDSGLQRVPKKYILSPSERPATNMEEDPINVAKQNLQLPIIDFSDLLGPNRPQVLQNLAAACEGYGFFQLVNHGISDDVIRSMIGVVGRFFNLSFEERTRYMTEDMRAAVRYGTSFSQTKDSVFCWRDFLKLLCHPLPEFLPHWPPSPVDFRKVAATYAQETKHLFLMLMEAIVESLGIMEANEGEETLEKDNILKEMEDGSQVLVTNFYPPCPEPDLTLGMPPHSDYGFLTLLLQDEVEGLQIQFQEKWFTVQPINNAFVVNVGDHLEIYSNGKYKSVLHRVVVNSANSRTSVASLHSLPFNSTVRPSPKLVDETNPKRYADTDFETFLAHISTTETKRKDFLNSRKLTST, encoded by the exons ATGTCTCCTGTAATGGCAGTAAGTGCTCATAATCACAAGGGTGAATGCCATAAAGGAGTGAAGCAGCTGGTTGATAGTGGCCTTCAAAGGGTACCTAAAAAGTACATACTTTCTCCTTCAGAACGTCCTGCTACCAATATGGAAGAAGATCCAATAAATGTTGCCAAGCAAAACCTTCAGCTACCCATCATTGATTTTTCTGATTTGCTTGGTCCAAATAGGCCCCAAGTCCTTCAAAACCTTGCAGCTGCTTGTGAAGGCTACGGGTTTTTTCAG CTGGTAAACCATGGGATCTCAGATGATGTTATAAGAAGCATGATTGGTGTGGTCGGAAGGTTCTTTAATCTTTCATTTGAGGAGAGAACTAGATACATGACAGAAGACATGAGAGCAGCGGTTCGATATGGGACTAGTTTCAGCCAAACCAAGGACAGCGTGTTCTGTTGGAGGGACTTCTTGAAACTCCTCTGTCATCCCTTGCCTGAATTCCTTCCACATTGGCCTCCTTCCCCTGTGGACTTTAG GAAAGTGGCGGCTACCTACGCACAAGAAACCAAACACTTATTCCTGATGTTAATGGAAGCCATCGTAGAGAGTTtaggaatcatggaagccaacgaAGGAGAAGAGACATTAGAGAAGGACAATATTCTGAAAGAAATGGAAGATGGAAGCCAGGTTTTGGTGACCAATTTCTATCCACCATGCCCTGAGCCAGACCTAACCCTAGGCATGCCCCCTCACTCTGATTATGGATTCCTCACACTTCTTCTCCAAGACGAGGTTGAGGGTTTGCAGATCCAATTCCAAGAGAAATGGTTCACTGTCCAACCTATCAACAATGCCTTCGTTGTAAATGTTGGTGATCATCTTGag ATATATAGCAACGGGAAATACAAGAGCGTGTTACACAGGGTTGTGGTGAATTCAGCAAATAGCAGGACTTCAGTGGCTTCGCTGCATAGTCTTCCTTTCAACAGCACCGTGAGACCGTCACCGAAACTTGTAGATGAAACGAATCCCAAACGTTACGCGGACACGGACTTTGAAACTTTTCTTGCTCACATTTCAACCACTGAGACCAAGAGAAAGGATTTCCTAAACTCTAGGAAATTGACTTCGACATGA